In the Pseudoliparis swirei isolate HS2019 ecotype Mariana Trench chromosome 19, NWPU_hadal_v1, whole genome shotgun sequence genome, one interval contains:
- the sncb gene encoding beta-synuclein, with product MDVFMKGLSKAKEGMAVAAEKTKEGVAVAAEKTKEGVMFVGNKAKDGVGSVAEKTTGAYGNIVAATGLGKKDDFPADMNPEEYGQEAVEGQGEAMLEPEGETYGSQQGRQDYEPEA from the exons ATGGATGTGTTCATGAAGGGTTTGTCTAAAGCCAAAGAGGGGATGGCCGTGGCCGCGGAGAAGACCAAGGAGGGGGTGGCGGTCGCAGCCGAGAAGACTAAAGAAGGCGTGATGTTTGTAG GTAACAAGGCCAAAGACGGCGTGGGCTCAG tggctGAGAAGACCACCGGGGCCTACGGGAACATCGTTGCTGCCACCGGCCTCGGGAAGAAGGACGACTTCCCTGCCGACATGAAC CCGGAGGAGTACGGGCAGGAGGCCGTGGAGGGCCAGGGAGAGGCCATGCTGGAGCCAGAGGGGGAGACATATGGGTCCCAGCAG gggAGGCAGGACTACGAGCCAGAGGCGTAG